The following are from one region of the Lentimicrobiaceae bacterium genome:
- a CDS encoding PIN domain-containing protein, with amino-acid sequence MMYITLDTCVWLELIKTGLHNDDNVFEEICYWIENKYLTHITPENIIREWDRNKAKKLLEITNGIRMLNNDVINYLRGTPEIVLAYRPETIEEIVSKRIDRVETILKVYSEIAKETQEIYDCAIERNFNCLAPNHTDDSFRDTVNIFTIINYIKTNGYTDCIFSTKNYADFSEGKTKKHDLHNQLIDDFNKANLQYVYCDEDPFGSKLFGVYLRPKLPSFQVFLMEKKRQEEEKIVKERKINDTFKVDSPDIDYLENIKYLDMILAKKTPTIFEQKLVKLLINTHDSYKQYFFNNIGNNGLV; translated from the coding sequence ATGATGTATATAACTTTAGATACTTGTGTTTGGTTGGAGTTGATTAAAACCGGGCTTCATAATGATGATAACGTATTTGAAGAGATCTGTTATTGGATAGAAAATAAATATCTCACACATATTACACCCGAAAACATAATACGTGAGTGGGACAGAAACAAAGCAAAAAAACTACTTGAAATAACCAACGGCATAAGGATGCTAAACAATGATGTTATTAACTATCTTCGGGGAACTCCAGAAATTGTTTTAGCATACCGTCCAGAAACTATTGAAGAAATTGTTTCCAAAAGAATAGATAGAGTCGAAACTATTCTGAAAGTATACTCCGAAATTGCGAAAGAAACCCAAGAAATTTACGATTGTGCAATCGAAAGAAATTTTAATTGTTTAGCCCCAAATCATACAGACGACAGTTTTCGTGATACGGTAAACATATTTACTATTATCAACTACATTAAAACAAATGGCTATACAGATTGCATTTTTTCAACTAAAAACTACGCAGATTTTAGCGAAGGAAAAACAAAAAAGCACGATTTACACAATCAACTAATTGACGATTTTAATAAAGCAAACTTGCAATACGTCTATTGTGATGAAGATCCATTTGGGAGTAAGCTATTTGGAGTTTACTTAAGACCTAAGCTTCCAAGTTTTCAAGTCTTTTTAATGGAAAAGAAAAGACAAGAAGAAGAAAAAATAGTTAAAGAAAGGAAGATAAATGACACGTTTAAAGTAGATAGTCCTGATATAGATTATCTAGAAAACATCAAATATCTTGATATGATACTTGCTAAAAAAACGCCAACGATTTTTGAGCAAAAACTTGTCAAGTTGTTAATTAATACACACGATAGTTACAAACAATATTTCTTCAATAATATAGGGAACAATGGCTTGGTTTAA